Proteins encoded together in one Immundisolibacter sp. window:
- a CDS encoding aldo/keto reductase: MQYSELGNSGLKVSRLCLGTMTFGEQNSEAEAHAQLDYAIGQGVNFIDAAEMYPVPPRPQTQGLTEAYIGSWLKARGGRDKVIVATKVAGRSTELAYARPFA; encoded by the coding sequence ATGCAGTATTCGGAATTGGGCAACAGTGGCTTGAAGGTGAGCCGCCTGTGCCTTGGAACCATGACCTTCGGCGAGCAGAACAGCGAGGCCGAGGCGCACGCGCAGCTCGACTACGCCATCGGGCAGGGTGTGAACTTCATTGACGCCGCCGAGATGTACCCGGTGCCGCCACGGCCGCAGACCCAGGGCCTCACCGAGGCGTACATCGGCAGCTGGCTCAAGGCGCGTGGCGGGCGGGATAAAGTGATTGTGGCTACCAAGGTGGCCGGTCGATCGACTGAGCTGGCCTACGCGCGGCCGTTCGCCAT
- a CDS encoding O-acetylhomoserine aminocarboxypropyltransferase/cysteine synthase family protein: protein MELETLAIHAGYKPDPTTKSVAVPIYQTVAYAFDSAQHGADLFDLKVAGNIYTRIMNPTNDVLEQRVAAMEGGIAGLALASGSAAITYTVMNLARAGDNIISTKKLYGGTYNLFAHTLPQFGIETRFVDHDDLKALAAAIDDKTKMVFCETIGNPGGHVPDLAGIAAIAHAAGVPLVVDSTVATPALCRPIEHGADVVIHSLTKYMGGHGTSLGGIIVDSGKFPWAEHADRFPQFSQPDPSYHGTVMTDAFGPAAFIARARVVPLRNMGAQMAPMNAFLIMQGIETLSLRMERHCDNTQKVAEHLKKHSQVSWISYAGLPDHPDHAQARKYLNGRASGILSFGVNGGFDAGVKFLDALQLITRLVNIGDAKSLATHPASTTHRQLDAGELAAAGVMPDMVRLSIGIENVTDILADIDQALKASAA, encoded by the coding sequence ATGGAACTGGAAACTCTCGCTATCCACGCCGGCTACAAGCCCGACCCGACCACCAAATCGGTGGCGGTGCCGATCTACCAGACCGTGGCCTACGCCTTCGACAGTGCCCAGCACGGTGCCGACCTGTTCGACCTGAAAGTGGCGGGCAACATCTATACCCGCATCATGAACCCGACCAACGACGTGCTGGAACAGCGCGTCGCAGCCATGGAGGGCGGCATTGCAGGGCTGGCGCTGGCGTCCGGCTCGGCCGCTATCACCTATACGGTGATGAACCTGGCGCGGGCCGGCGACAACATCATTTCCACCAAGAAGCTGTACGGCGGCACCTACAACCTGTTCGCCCACACGCTGCCGCAGTTCGGCATCGAGACGCGCTTTGTCGATCACGACGACCTCAAAGCCCTGGCCGCTGCCATCGACGACAAGACCAAGATGGTGTTTTGCGAGACCATCGGCAACCCGGGCGGCCATGTGCCGGACCTGGCCGGCATCGCGGCGATTGCGCACGCCGCCGGTGTGCCCCTGGTGGTGGACAGCACGGTCGCCACGCCGGCTCTGTGCCGGCCGATCGAGCACGGTGCCGACGTGGTTATTCACTCGCTGACCAAGTACATGGGCGGCCACGGCACCAGCCTGGGCGGCATCATTGTCGACAGCGGTAAGTTCCCGTGGGCCGAGCACGCCGACCGCTTCCCGCAGTTCAGCCAGCCGGACCCGTCCTACCACGGCACGGTGATGACCGACGCCTTCGGTCCCGCCGCCTTCATCGCCCGCGCGCGGGTGGTGCCGCTGCGCAATATGGGCGCACAGATGGCGCCGATGAACGCCTTCCTCATCATGCAGGGCATCGAGACCCTGTCGCTGCGCATGGAGCGGCACTGCGACAACACGCAAAAGGTCGCCGAACACCTCAAAAAGCACTCGCAGGTCAGCTGGATCAGCTATGCCGGCCTGCCGGACCACCCGGACCATGCGCAGGCCAGGAAGTACCTGAACGGCCGCGCGTCGGGCATTTTGTCGTTTGGCGTCAACGGTGGCTTTGATGCCGGCGTGAAGTTCCTGGACGCGCTGCAACTGATCACACGGCTGGTCAACATCGGCGACGCAAAGTCCCTGGCGACACACCCGGCGTCCACCACCCACCGCCAGTTGGACGCCGGGGAACTGGCCGCCGCTGGCGTGATGCCGGACATGGTGCGTCTGTCGATCGGCATCGAGAACGTGACCGACATCCTGGCCGACATCGACCAGGCGCTCAAGGCGAGCGCCGCTTAG
- a CDS encoding class I SAM-dependent methyltransferase, translated as MTDSSANLDRFNALAAEWDDSPLRAGIARAVAAAIADALPLHKDMQALEYGCGTGLVSVLLADQLGRIVAADVADQMLAVLEQKRLAAGLDHIETRRLDLTLDPLPIERFDLVFSSMTLHHIDDVPRLLGRLRDVLVPGGWLALADLDREDGGFHGPDVPGIFHLGFERAQLMNTLTGLGLTAVSARTAHTVEQSSPAGEPRRFPIFLICGQLP; from the coding sequence ATGACCGATAGCTCAGCCAACCTAGACCGGTTCAACGCGCTTGCCGCCGAGTGGGACGACAGTCCGCTGCGGGCTGGCATTGCGCGCGCCGTGGCGGCCGCCATTGCCGATGCGTTGCCTCTGCACAAAGATATGCAGGCTCTCGAATACGGCTGTGGAACGGGTCTCGTGAGCGTGCTGCTGGCGGACCAGCTAGGACGAATCGTGGCTGCAGACGTCGCCGATCAGATGCTGGCCGTGCTGGAGCAGAAGCGCTTGGCCGCTGGGCTCGATCACATCGAAACGCGGCGCCTCGACCTGACCCTCGATCCGCTACCAATAGAACGCTTCGATCTGGTTTTCAGCAGCATGACCCTGCACCACATTGACGACGTGCCGCGCTTGCTCGGGCGTTTGCGTGATGTGCTGGTGCCAGGTGGCTGGCTGGCGTTGGCCGATCTGGATCGTGAGGATGGCGGTTTTCACGGCCCGGACGTGCCGGGGATTTTTCACCTCGGCTTCGAACGGGCGCAGCTCATGAACACACTGACTGGTCTTGGTCTGACTGCGGTCAGCGCGCGCACCGCACACACGGTCGAGCAATCCAGCCCGGCCGGCGAGCCGCGCCGTTTCCCGATTTTCCTGATCTGCGGGCAGCTACCGTAG